A stretch of the Bradyrhizobium arachidis genome encodes the following:
- a CDS encoding nuclear transport factor 2 family protein, producing the protein MFRPPLPPFTEQTAIEKVRLAEDGWNTRDPAKVALAYTPDSQWRNRAEFLSGRAAIEAFLARKWTRELDYRLIKELWAFTSNRIAVRFAYEYRDDSAQWFRAYGNENWEFEADGLMRRRIASTNEHPIAGADRKFHWPLGRRPDNHPKLSDLGF; encoded by the coding sequence ATGTTTCGTCCGCCTTTACCACCGTTTACCGAGCAGACTGCGATCGAGAAGGTCCGCCTCGCCGAGGATGGCTGGAATACCCGCGATCCCGCCAAAGTCGCCCTTGCCTACACCCCCGACAGCCAATGGCGAAATCGGGCTGAGTTCCTCTCCGGCCGCGCAGCCATAGAGGCCTTTCTCGCCCGCAAGTGGACGCGGGAGCTTGATTACCGGCTGATCAAAGAATTGTGGGCCTTTACCTCCAATCGCATCGCCGTCCGCTTCGCCTACGAATACCGCGACGACAGCGCGCAGTGGTTTCGCGCTTATGGCAACGAGAATTGGGAATTCGAGGCCGATGGCTTGATGCGCCGGCGCATCGCAAGCACCAACGAACATCCCATTGCCGGGGCGGACCGCAAGTTTCACTGGCCTTTGGGGCGCAGAC
- a CDS encoding helix-turn-helix domain-containing protein: MRAGTLHVTGPSQLLSAEFYAPCDFIHFHVSSDYLRQRQDAEGVGLTQPSSDLNDLIIRDPLAELLGRTLVESSNTRDGLYAESVGQTLVMHIARMELSQPTASALPKWRLKRVQEYVNAHLDEALSLADLAAVAGLSRMYFAGQFRAATGYRPHDYLLYQRIESAKSMLSSTDMPLAEVALSVGFQAQAHFSTVFKRFTGQSPARWRRAIRSERQFPDAFVYSREDSDSSIQDGVANQFRPGVCAAPEIGVIEATTEGHTHTRAAVKATQLSSQP; encoded by the coding sequence ATGCGCGCAGGAACGTTGCATGTCACTGGCCCATCCCAGTTATTGAGCGCGGAGTTTTATGCGCCGTGCGACTTCATTCACTTCCACGTATCGAGCGATTACCTCCGCCAGCGCCAAGATGCTGAAGGGGTCGGACTAACTCAGCCGAGTTCAGATCTGAACGACCTTATTATTCGTGACCCATTGGCGGAATTGCTGGGCCGGACGCTAGTCGAGAGCAGCAACACAAGGGACGGGCTCTATGCAGAGAGCGTGGGCCAAACTCTTGTGATGCATATCGCAAGGATGGAATTGTCGCAGCCGACGGCTAGTGCTCTACCCAAGTGGCGACTGAAGCGCGTGCAGGAGTACGTTAACGCGCACCTTGATGAAGCCTTGAGTCTGGCGGATTTAGCCGCGGTGGCCGGTTTGTCGCGGATGTACTTCGCTGGACAGTTTCGAGCTGCGACGGGATATCGTCCCCACGATTATCTGCTTTACCAGCGTATCGAAAGTGCGAAGTCGATGCTGTCGAGCACGGATATGCCGCTGGCAGAGGTGGCGCTTAGCGTCGGCTTCCAAGCTCAGGCGCACTTCTCGACCGTCTTCAAGCGTTTTACGGGCCAAAGCCCAGCGCGCTGGCGGCGTGCTATCAGGAGCGAACGCCAATTCCCCGACGCGTTTGTGTACTCCCGAGAAGATTCGGACAGCTCTATCCAGGATGGTGTGGCGAACCAGTTTCGTCCTGGCGTGTGCGCGGCTCCTGAGATTGGAGTTATCGAAGCTACCACCGAGGGTCATACGCACACGCGCGCCGCGGTAAAGGCCACTCAACTTTCGTCCCAGCCGTGA
- a CDS encoding catalase family peroxidase: MSIDVKQASPRVLGALAAGSLASIQPTTFRAEDGAQLVDDFHAAFGKHRARANHAKGVILEGSFVPTDDASALSKAAVFAGPPVPVTIRFSDFGGIPDIPDNIGEANPRGLAIKFRSGSDADLDVVTHSFNGFPTATADGLGMLLRAIGSSGPGVAKPTALDKFLESHPIAKKFLTTQNPPPVSYATTAYFGVNSVAFIDAKSERHFLRYRFVPEAGEHYLDEATRNSKGPNYLSEEIAKRIATTPIRFDWFAQLAESGDKVEDPSIAWPETRTLVKLGTIRVERIAPDQTTADRSLLFMPGAFPNGIEAADPMFAVRNAAYSVSFGERQ, translated from the coding sequence ATGTCGATAGATGTCAAGCAAGCGAGCCCGCGCGTGTTGGGGGCTCTGGCAGCCGGCTCTCTCGCCTCAATCCAACCGACTACATTTCGCGCTGAGGATGGCGCGCAATTGGTCGATGACTTCCATGCAGCCTTCGGAAAACACCGTGCAAGAGCAAATCACGCAAAAGGTGTGATATTGGAAGGCAGTTTTGTTCCGACGGATGACGCAAGCGCTCTTAGCAAAGCCGCTGTGTTCGCCGGCCCCCCCGTTCCGGTGACGATCAGATTCTCCGACTTCGGCGGTATTCCGGATATCCCCGACAATATTGGCGAGGCCAATCCACGCGGTCTTGCCATTAAATTCCGGTCCGGTAGCGATGCGGACCTAGATGTCGTCACCCACAGTTTCAATGGGTTTCCGACGGCGACAGCGGATGGGCTTGGGATGCTACTCCGTGCGATCGGCTCAAGCGGGCCCGGAGTAGCAAAGCCCACGGCGCTCGACAAGTTTCTGGAGAGTCACCCTATCGCCAAGAAATTCCTTACGACACAGAACCCACCGCCAGTGAGTTATGCCACCACGGCCTACTTCGGAGTAAATTCGGTTGCTTTCATCGACGCAAAAAGCGAACGGCACTTCTTAAGATATCGCTTTGTCCCGGAGGCCGGCGAGCACTACCTCGACGAGGCGACTCGTAACTCAAAGGGTCCGAATTACCTGAGCGAGGAAATTGCCAAACGCATCGCTACGACGCCGATCCGATTTGATTGGTTTGCTCAACTGGCTGAATCCGGCGATAAGGTCGAAGATCCGTCGATTGCATGGCCCGAAACCCGAACCTTGGTGAAGCTTGGAACGATCAGAGTGGAGCGTATAGCTCCCGATCAGACGACGGCAGACAGGAGCCTGTTGTTCATGCCGGGGGCTTTCCCGAACGGCATCGAAGCTGCCGATCCAATGTTCGCCGTTCGCAACGCTGCGTATTCGGTCTCTTTTGGCGAGCGCCAGTGA